DNA from Sulfurimonas xiamenensis:
CCGTTATTGATATTGTAAATTTATATTACAATCCTGTTTTGTTTGTATTAATATTTTATATTTTCCTTTTGGTGCTTCTTTATTTATTCTTGAAAATAAAAGCCCTTTTGCTTCTGCAAAATTTTGTCCTTTTTCTGTTAATATTGTCACTCTTTTAGCACAACCAATCGGCTCTTGTGATACATCTATAAAACCATCTCTATTTGTGTTAAATACTCTCGAGTATTCTTTACTATTGTATTTAAAATGTGTTGTTCCTTTGTTTATGTTAATTTCATTTTTTGCATATAACCATGAATAATCTTTTTCTGCATTTTTATAAACTATATTTTTGTTGTTATTTATAATGTCATATCTAAATATATATCTTAGTGTTATTTTTTCTTTTGGTAATAGCAGCTTATTAGCTACTTTTTTAATTGTTGATTTTGTAGTTTTATTTAGTTTTATGTTATCACTTTTCAAAATTAATTTAATATTATTTATAGTTCCGTTTTTTTCTAAATCAAATTGAACTATATTTTTATCTCTTATATTTTTTGTTGTAAAAATATTATTTATTGCTTCTTTTATTATTGTTTTATTTATTGTATTGATGTTTTTTTCTTCACTTTCTTCTATATATTCTTTCTGTTCTTGATTAAGATTTAAATCTTTATATAGTGCTCTTATATTTTGTTCAATTTTTATATTCATTTTTACATCTATACTATTTGCAAATGCTATTGTTACTATTAATACATTTATTAAAAAATATTTCATGTTATTTCCTATTTTAATTTAAATTTTCCATTGTTGGCTTTTGCTTTTATGTTTTCTAACTCTTGTAAATGTTTTTTTGTTGCCTCTATACTTTCATCTAATGCCATGCCTTGATTTATCAGTCTAACTAGATCAGGTTTTTCTTTTTCCCAATTATCTAAAGTTCTTAATGATATTCCAAGTATATCAGCTAGTTCTTTTCTTGTCATTTTCGTATTTTCCTTGTTAATTATGCAATTATTGCATAAACTTAAGCTTTCTTTTATGTTTTTGCAGATATAGTTTTAATTATACGCAAATATTGCATATTTAAGGAGTGACACATGCAGGCACAAAACAAATTTATTGACTCTAACAGTTTTCAGAATCAAAAGTTATCTCATGTAGATAATTTAAAAAAATATGGTGTTGTCACTTCTTCAACTCATAATATTACCATAAACCATAAAAATATAATAAAAAATTTCTTAAATCAAATCAACGCTTTCACTCTGATGTTCAATAAGTCGTTAAGAAAGATAGATACGCAATCACGGAACTGTATACAGAGTTTGATGTAAGTCGTTGATATCACGGGCAATGAGCTTGAACCCGTTAAAAGCTAGTCTTTCCGCCTCAGTCACTTCTGGCGGGTTAAAACAGAGTGATAAATTAGGTTTTATGAGCATATATAAGGTTCAGAGGCGTGTATGGCGGACTGCTTTTACATATGTTCTTAAAACTTAATTACGACAGTGGTTAAGTCAAAAAAAATCTTTCACTGAGGAGTGACAAATGGCAACTTTACATATGATAGGTACTTTAATGGAAGTAAAACCTACAGAGTACGAGGATAAAAAGACAGGTAAGATGAATTACAACACTGAACTTACAGTGATGTTTAATGGTGTAGATGAAGAGGGATATAAAAAAATCTCTGTTGAAACTATCTCTACAGATGAAGAGTATTACGATGATCTAAAAGAAAAAATCGGTTTTACTGTATCTCTTCCTTATGTTATGAAAATAGACCAATACGGTGTTAAAGTTTATCCTGACCGTTCTATGCCTGTTCTTGTTCTTGAAAAAAATCCTCTTGATTATTCAAAATTTGAGAGAAAATCTAAGACGGTAGCAAAATAAGCACCGCAGGTAGAGGGCGTAGCCCGTTGTGTCCCATCGCTAAGGGATTAAAAATTTTAGGTTTACAAAAAATCTTATGGCAGCAAAGACCAGTTGAAAGATGAAATCTTTCTCCTAAATGATATTGCCAAATCGGTTCAAGCACGGTTTAGTTACGCTAGACACTCGCCAGAATATTATAAAGGCAAGATGAAGTTTGTTCGAGAGATAAAAGAACTTAATTTTTAAATATACGGGGTCGCAGATAGCGGTTAAGAGTATGCCCGATACTTTTAGAAACATGGGGGTTTCACAATGGATTTAACTGGTGTAGCATTTAACACAACTGATGTGTTAGCGGTAGCTTCTTTGGTTTTAGCAGCAACTGCTGTTATTTGGGGTGCAATTAAAGCTATTTCTATGGCAAATAGAGCTTAAAATGCCTGAGTTGCCTAACATTAATTTAGATGTAGTTTTTGCACTTTTTACGATTGTATTAACTGCTCTTGCTTCTGTTTGGGCTGTAAATAAAGTAATAATAATTGCTAAATCTCATTAGCTTTTAGGAGCTTTTGAGATTATATAAAAAGAGGAAAAAATGAAATATTTAATAAGTTTAATTTTATTACTAAATTTTTTAAATGCTTCTATGCTTTTAGATTCTCAAAATACTTGTATAGATGATTTTTATCTACAAAATCAAACTTTCTATTTTTTAAAATCTTCAAATAATACCTGGTATTCATCTACAGATTTAGAACAAGTAAAAACAATAATTCCTAATTTTATTTTTGATACTGAGTTAAATAAATGTGTTGCAAATCCTGCTTTTATTTTAGGTATGCAAGAAACAGAATACAACTTTTTATTAGGTATTGTTGGAGTTATTTTTGGAGCTGTTTTTATGTTTTTTACTACTCAAATTTTTACAACTGTAGGCGGTCGTAGATGATATTAATAGAACTTACAGATATGCAAATAATAAATTACTTTGCAAGTATATTTATAAATTTAACTGCTGTTATAGCCCCTCTTTTTGGTGCTTTAGCACTTACAAGGCATTAAAAAATGAATTTATTTTTTTATTTTCAAACAATTACATTAATAATAATTTCTTTTTTTCTTTTTAGTTATTTAGAAAAAATAGGTCTAATATTATGAAAAAAATATTATTTTTTATTATAACTCTTTTTATTTTTAGTTCTTCCTTATTTGCTGATTATGTTTTAGGCTCTGAATCAGATTTAACAAATGAAAATGTTACTTCATACTGTGATAGTAAAAATCCTGAATTGAATTTTTATGCAAATAAATATTATGGTGTTTATGAGCCTTATTCTGATTATTATGGTGGTTTATCGTGTGAAAGTAGTTTAAGTTTAATTTCAGGCACATGTGGTTCTACTGTTGGACATACTACTTATTTTACAGTTTTGATTTCAACTCCGGGTAAAACTTGTTCTTCTGGCTATGTTTCTGCTAAAAAATATGCTAGAAAATATATTTTAAAACAAAAGCCTACCTGTGCAGATGGTGAATATTTCGATGTTAATTTGGAACAATGTATTAATCCTGATAATGACGGCGATGGCATATTAAATGAATGTGACCCTGATAATCCTGATTTTGAAAATTTAGATTGTGATAGTGACAATATATTAAATGGTGTTGATTCTGATATTGACGGTGACGGAATATTAAATGGTAATGATTCAAATCCTTATGTTAATGATTCAGATTCAAGTTCAGAAGATTCCAGTAAGGTATGTCCTGCTACTGCGTTGACTATGACTCCTGTTAAAGATGAAGCTTCTTGTTCAATGTCAAATCCTTTGTTTACTGTTCCTGATGGTGAACTTCGATATGTTTCTTATGTAATGTGGGACGATTGTCGTAAATCTTGTATGGCTGATGTTTTAACATGTCCTTATGGTCAAGCTATAAAAGATGGTCGTTGTCAAAGTGTTGTACCAGATGTAGATGATTGTCTTGGTCGTTCTGTTTGTCGTATTATTTCTTTTGGTGTATCTCCTAATGTTTCTTGTTTTAAATCTTGTGATTGTTTAACAGTTGAACATCCTGTTCCAGATTCAACAACTGGTTATTTTTATGAAGAAGTTTCATGTGCTAATATTAAAGATGATGCTTCGGAATTAGATGATTTAAGATTAAATGATGATACTAATAAAACACTTCCTACAGATTTATTGATAGATTCAAATGCTTCGGCTGATTTAGATGTTTCTGCTTCTATGAAAGTTGCTTTAGAGTCTTATGCGGCATCTAAAGAATCAACTCAGTTAGATTTATTATCTGAATCAAAAATTCAAAGTTTACAGCTAGTTAGTGCAAATTCTAAACTTACAGATATTGAATCTTCTTTAAAAAATTTTTCCGCTGTTGCAACTTCAAATCAAAAAGTTATAGGTGATTCTCTTGATAGTATTAATGTTGGTGTTGTTAATAGTAATAATCTTTTAGGTCAATTAGTTGATGGTCAAGACACTGGTAATACTCTTTTAGAAGATATTAAAGGTCTTATAACAGATTTAAATACTTCTTCTGATGGTGATTCTAATGTTTCTGGAGATTATACTGAATCTGATGGACAAGCAACTGATAGAGGTAATATAGATGGTTCTTTGTCTGAGTTTTATACTTTTTTAGACAATATTACTAATGATTTTAATAATATGAAAAGCATGTTAGATGGTGGTTTGTCTGCTTCTTCAATGTCTAGCGGTTCCGCTCCGGAATTTTGTGCTGTTGTTTTTGGAAAACAATTATGTATAAATTTATGTGATTCGTTTGGTCAGTTTTATTCTGTCTTTTATTATATTTTTACTGCATTGTTTTTATTTGCTGCATTAAAAATTTATTATCTTGCATTTAAAATGAGGGTTTAATTATGCCGACACTTAATCTTGCTTACATATTTGAATTAGCTTTAAAATATGCTAGAAAATATCTTTATTCTATTGCTGCTATTTCTTTTTATACTATTTTATTTTCTATGTTTGTTTCTTTTATTGCTGCTTTTGTAGTTTTTTATAATTTAATTACAAATTTTTTAAATTTTACTGCAACTTCTTCAGGTGATATGATAGATAAAGTTTATGGTTTATTATCTTGTATTGGTTTTACAAATGCTTTAAATGATCAAAAAGCTGTTTTAATTGCAGCAATTTTATTTTTGCTCTGGCGTATACTTTATGCTCAAGTTGTATCTCTTTATTTTACTGTTTTAAGAATTATTTCTCCGTTGGTTAAATAAATGATAGTTTATCTTGTTGGCGTTCCTGGAAGTGGTAAAACATATAAAGCTGTTTATACTATTTTTAATAATTTTTCTACAGATGAAAAAGCTAAAAAAGATGTAAAAAAAGATTATTATAATTGTTATACAAATATAAATGAATTTAAATTTGATAAAGTTCATGATGTTAATCCGCTTGATTTCGATGATTTAAAGCGTAAATTAAAACAGTTACATAGATATTATAAAGATAAAGTAACCGATGAGTTTCTTATTGAAAAATGTAAAGAATATGAAATTTATAAGACTCTTTTTGTTATAGATGAATGTCATAATATTTTTGATAAAAATGATCCTGTTCTTATTTGGTGGCTTTCTTATCATAGACATTTATATCAAGATATTTTTTTAATTACTCAAAATCTTTCTCTTGTTTTTGGAAAATATAAATCTTTTTCAGAGTATTTTTATAGAGCTAAAGCGACTACTGTATCATTAAATAGAAATACTTTTAAATATGATGTTTATATAAATTCCCGTCTATCTATGAATGCTAGAAGTCACACAGAAAAATTACCAAAGGTTAAAGAAGTTTTTGAACTTTACCAGAGTGGTGATTCTGTTAATTCTAAAAATATATTAGTTCGTTTCATTATTTTTTCTTTAATTATGATTTTTTTAGGTGTTGTTTTTGCTTATGCTTATTTTTCAGATTCTTATCCTGAAGAAGTTTTTGATAATAAACCTATTGATAATAATTCTACTTCTGTTGTTATAGATAAAAATTCTCAAAATGTTTCTGCTTCTTCTATTAATTCTCATGATTCTATTGATCCTAATAATAGACAATTTTTTAATCTCACTTGCAATAATACAAATTGCTATAATAAAGATATATTGCTTCCTCTTGCATTACTTGAATATTTTATTAAAAATCAATCTATTACTTTTTTTTATTCTGTAAAAATCAATAAAAATTCATCTAAGTTTTATTTAGATTCTACTGATGATTTTTATAAATATATTTCAAATAAAAGGCGAAAAGATGATGATTATAAAACTGTTGATGATACTTCTACTCATAGTTCCGTATTTAGTAGCAAATGAAAAAAATATTACTTTGCTTGATTTAACGGAGCAGCTTAGTACTCAAAATAATATTAATGTTTATATTGATGAAAATATAAAATCTAAAGAAGTTTCTCTTTTTGTTCCTGAGTATATCAGTAATAATGAATTTTTATATCTTTATCGTGAATCAGTTAAAAAGTTGGGTTATGAAGTTACTAGTTTTAATAATACTTATTATCTTACTAAAATACCTTTAGATGATGTTTATTCTTATTTTTTTGATTTAAAAACTAATAGTTTTGAAGCTGTATCTAAATATCTTACTTTTAAAAATATACAATACCAGTATATTGATACTACTAATGTAATTATCTTTTTTTGTAAACAGCAAGATTATGCAGCACTTTATAAAGATATTTTAAAAATAGATTCTCAAAAGAAACAAGTTACTCTTAAATTTACAATTATAGAAATTAATCAAGATGATTTAAAAGAACAAGGTTTTGAATTTTCAACTACTTATCAATCAGCAGATGATACTTATAAGAATGTTTTAAATACTTTTGTTTTACCTTTTCAGTCTACTAGTCCTATTTTTATGCGGTCTACTTTCTATAGTGCATTAAAACTTTTTAATGAGTTTAAATTTTTTAAAATTATTCAAAATCCATATATTTTAGTTCAAGATAATAAAGATTTTAATTTTTCTGCTGTTAATAATATACCTTATCAGACTTCTACTACTGTTACACAGGCTACAAACACATCAGAACAGGTGAGTATAGAATATAAAG
Protein-coding regions in this window:
- a CDS encoding zonular occludens toxin domain-containing protein encodes the protein MIVYLVGVPGSGKTYKAVYTIFNNFSTDEKAKKDVKKDYYNCYTNINEFKFDKVHDVNPLDFDDLKRKLKQLHRYYKDKVTDEFLIEKCKEYEIYKTLFVIDECHNIFDKNDPVLIWWLSYHRHLYQDIFLITQNLSLVFGKYKSFSEYFYRAKATTVSLNRNTFKYDVYINSRLSMNARSHTEKLPKVKEVFELYQSGDSVNSKNILVRFIIFSLIMIFLGVVFAYAYFSDSYPEEVFDNKPIDNNSTSVVIDKNSQNVSASSINSHDSIDPNNRQFFNLTCNNTNCYNKDILLPLALLEYFIKNQSITFFYSVKINKNSSKFYLDSTDDFYKYISNKRRKDDDYKTVDDTSTHSSVFSSK
- a CDS encoding type II secretion system protein GspD is translated as MMIIKLLMILLLIVPYLVANEKNITLLDLTEQLSTQNNINVYIDENIKSKEVSLFVPEYISNNEFLYLYRESVKKLGYEVTSFNNTYYLTKIPLDDVYSYFFDLKTNSFEAVSKYLTFKNIQYQYIDTTNVIIFFCKQQDYAALYKDILKIDSQKKQVTLKFTIIEINQDDLKEQGFEFSTTYQSADDTYKNVLNTFVLPFQSTSPIFMRSTFYSALKLFNEFKFFKIIQNPYILVQDNKDFNFSAVNNIPYQTSTTVTQATNTSEQVSIEYKDVGLKINGKTSIYDDYVNLDLDLIIEDILSTTNNIPTTYKRQLKSNTNLKYGEVLILSGINQTKINKTDFSIPFISNIPYLGELFKYKSESEVKSNISIAIEVIR